One Fulvia fulva chromosome 12, complete sequence genomic region harbors:
- a CDS encoding Target of rapamycin complex subunit LST8, whose product MSVILCTAGYDHTIRFWEALSGICSRTIPHPDSQVNRLCISPDKRFLAAAGHHTVKLYDIKSTNPAAVLTFEGHTGNITGVAFHCEGKWMVTSSEDGTVKIWDTRSGHIQRNYSHGVPVNDVVIHPNQGELISCDRGGNVRIWDLGENKCSHQLVPEEDKSVASVTVATDGSLLCAAVSSSVNGAVFVWRLITVRDVTSLVPVTKFRAHGTYITRVLLSPDVRKLATCSADHTARIWTVDTENVTMPSDDKDEDDKTREGPGTEEGSFALENELDGHQRWVWDCAFSADSAYLVTACSDHYARLWELASKNIIRQYNGHHRGAVCVALNDYSETR is encoded by the exons ATGAGCGTGATATTGTGTACTG CTGGGTACGACCACACCATCAG ATTCTGGGAGGCTCTGAGTGGAATCTGCTCGCGGACAATTCCTCATCCAGACTCGCAGGTCAACAGACTATGCATCTCACCCGATAAGCGCTTTCTGGCTGCTGCAGGACATCACACAGTCAAATTATACGACATCAAGTCCACGAATCCTGCAGCCGTTCTCACTTTTGAAGGTCATACTGGTAATATCACCGGAGTCGCTTTTCACTGCGAGGGAAAATGGATGGTCACGAGCTCTGAAGATG GAACTGTCAAAATTTGGGATACTCGCAGCGGCCATATCCAGCGAAATTACTCGCATGGCGTCCCTGTCAACGATGTCGTGATCCACCCCAACCAGGGCGAACTCATCTCCTGCGATCGAGGCGGCAATGTTCGCATCTGGGATCTCGGCGAGAACAAATGCAGCCATCAACTCGTGCCTGAAGAAGACAAGAGCGTCGCCTCCGTCACAGTGGCCACAGACGGCTCACTCCTGTGTGCTGCGGTCAGCTCGAGCGTCAATGGTGCAGTCTTCGTCTGGCGCCTCATCACCGTCAGAGATGTGACTAGTCTTGTGCCGGTGACCAAATTCAGGGCGCATGGAACTTACATCACCCGAGTGCTGCTCTCACCCGACGTGCGAAAGCTTGCCACGTGCTCTGCAGACCACACTGCCAGGATCTGGACTGTCGATACCGAGAACGTCACAATGCCTTCTGATGATAAGGACGAGGACGACAAGACACGGGAAGGACCTGGAACCGAAGAAGGATCCTTCGCCCTCGAGAACGAACTTGATGGCCATCAGCGATGGGTGTGGGATTGCGCTTTCTCGGCCGACTCTGCATACCTGGTCACTGCCTGTAGCGATCACTACGCCAGGTTGTGGGAACTTGCAAGCAAGAACATCATCCGCCAGTACAATGGCCACCATCGAGGCGCTGTGTGTGTCGCCTTGAACGACTATTCCGAGACCAGATGA
- a CDS encoding Glutathione-independent glyoxalase: MPNPSPWKKTRGQDAGQTVQQPSGYFLMELVKPLDRLLNAGYEVTFASPEGKEPKPDPNSKSLLAFAGNFYERQRENEVVERMKKENGFSRPKKFSEITDEGLDSFSGILLPGGHAPLKDLGDNPALGKILWHFHERQKPTAAICHGPYAFLSTSRAGSGGFAYKGDKLTSWSDQEEKVMETAFGGNIPKVESQLREAGAEMIEGLGEKVGSITVDREVVSGGNPMAAAALGDKFVEMLGRQEVKAY, from the coding sequence ATGCCGAATCCTTCCCCATGGAAAAAGACCCGCGGCCAAGACGCCGGCCAAACAGTCCAGCAACCCTCCGGCTACTTCCTCATGGAACTCGTCAAACCCCTCGACCGCCTCCTCAACGCCGGCTACGAAGTAACTTTCGCCTCCCCAGAAGGTAAAGAACCCAAGCCAGACCCCAACTCCAAGTCCCTCCTCgccttcgccggcaacttctACGAGCGTCAGCGTGAGAACGAAGTCGTCGAACGCATGAAGAAGGAGAATGGGTTCTCCCGGCCCAAGAAGTTTAGTGAGATTACCGACGAGGGACTCGATAGCTTCTCTGGAATCCTTTTACCGGGCGGCCACGCACCACTGAAAGACCTCGGCGACAACCCAGCACTTGGCAAGATCCTCTGGCACTTCCATGAGCGGCAGAAGCCCACTGCTGCGATCTGTCATGGACCGTATGCTTTCTTATCGACTTCGAGGGCGGGAAGTGGAGGTTTTGCGTACAAGGGGGATAAGCTTACGAGCTGGTCGGATCAAGAGGAGAAGGTCATGGAGACGGCATTTGGCGGGAACATTCCCAAGGTGGAGAGCCAGCTGAGGGAAGCTGGTGCTGAGATGATTGAAGGACTTGGGGAGAAGGTTGGCAGCATTACGGTGGATCGGGAGGTGGTCAGTGGTGGGAACCCGATGGCTGCGGCGGCGCTAGGTGATAAGTTCGTGGAGATGTTGGGGCGGCAGGAGGTTAAGGCATATTAG
- a CDS encoding putative quinate permease, with protein MNKRREEEALKTLANLRGLPDDHELVQVELLESKAEVLFERKPFAKQFPDVKIDSIFRREIAQYVTIFRNKDSFKRVALGSLVMFFQQWSVIYYAPIIFQNLGLTSTSTSLLATGITGVINVAVTIPAIMVLDRFGRKTLGISSSIGMFICLLSVGIIVAVGSTVIEFGF; from the exons ATGAACAAGAGAAGAGAAGAGGAAGCTCTAAAAACATTGGCGAACCTTCGCGGGCTGCCGGATGATCACGAGCTCGTTCAAGTCGAGCTGCTCGAGAGCAAGGCAGAGGTCCTTTTCGAACGCAAGCCCTTCGCTAAGCAGTTTCCGGACGTCAAGATCGATAGCATCTTTCGCCGAGAGATCGCTCAGTACGTCACCATCTTCCGTAATAAGGACTCGTTCAAGCGTGTGGCGCTCGGCAGCTTGGTTATGTTCTTTCAACAGTGGTCCG TCATTTATTATGCTCCCATCATCTTTCAGAATCTGGGTCTCACCAGTACAAGCACCAGTCTGCTGGCCACTGGCATCACAGGAGTCATCAATGTTGCCGTCACGATACCGGCGATCATGGTATTAGACCGATTCGGTCGCAAGACACTGGGCATATCCAGCAGTATCGGGATGTTCATCTGCCTACTGTCTGTCGGCATCATCGTTGCAGTAGGATCAACCGTTATCGAATTTGGCTTCTGA
- a CDS encoding Acyl-coenzyme A thioesterase 9, mitochondrial produces the protein MASKTAVTCLRRFRSSHVGHLQRAFSASAQTRTDGVFRALTTQRNEKPWVEAFREQQAKDSNAKGASGQSSALKDRDLSPKRMSDSYHSVILPLAQDPWLLDTYMNATGHIRIGTILMDLDALSGVVAYKHTGDGVTTVTAACDRITINHPLTEVCDLEYSGKVTYASGRSSMEITLQVAKAPKEGEQTKPEDVMLTCQFTMVSLDPETRKPVNIPAVRTDTEEEREIYAQGEKNSLHRKELGKRSLLKQTPNDEESDLIHAIWQKQLQYHDPADPLRKPSNLHAMSRTQLNTATIMQPQYRNRHQFMIFGGYLLKQTFELAFCCAASFAHARPTFVSLDPSTFQNPVPVGSVLYLTATVVFTDPPMVASDSEGKSAEQQRSENSRTRVQVRVDSKVRDVEHGQAKPTGQFNYTFTVDKDIKVMPQTYTEFMMYVDARRRAERVLESMQHGDMDSGTQDRVTE, from the exons ATGGCCAGCAAGACGGCCGTGACATGCCTGCGACGCTTCAGGTCGAGCCATGTCGGCCACCTCCAACGCGCCTTCTCAGCATCCGCCCAGACACGAACGGATGGAGTGTTTCGAGCATTGACGACACAGCGCAACGAAAAGCCATGGGTGGAAGCATTTCGCGAGCAGCAAGCCAAAGACAGCAATGCCAAAGGAGCGTCTGGACAAAGTTCCGCTTTGAAAGATCGTGATCTTTCACCCAAGAGGATGTCCGATTCGTATCACAGCGTG ATACTGCCACTCGCTCAAGACCCATGGCTGTTGGATACATATATGAATGCAACTGGTCATATCCGTATCGGAACGATCCTAATGGACTTGGACGCCTTGTCTGGAGTCGTTGCATACAAACACACTGGCGATGGCGTCACTACCGTAACGGCAGCCTGCGACCGGATCACCATCAATCACCCATTGACAGAGGTCTGTGATCTGGAATACAGTGGCAAAGTCACGTATGCCTCAGGTCGCAGCAGCATGGAGATCACTCTACAGGTTGCCAAAGCGCCGAAGGAAGGAGAGCAGACCAAACCAGAGGATGTGATGTTGACGTGTCAGTTCACTATGGTCTCTCTAGATCCTGAGACCAGGAAGCCGGTCAACATTCCTGCGGTGAGGACCGACACTGAAGAAGAAAGAGAGATCTACGCTCAAGGCGAGAAGAACAGCCTTCATCGCAAAGAGCTAGGAAAGCGATCTCTGCTGAAGCAGACTCCTAACGATGAAGAGAGCGATCTTATTCATGCGATCTGGCAGAAGCAGCTGCAGTACCACGACCCAGCTGATCCGCTACGCAAGCCATCCAACCTGCATGCCATGTCCAGGACTCAGCTCAATACTGCAACGATTATGCAACCTCA ATACCGCAATCGACATCAGTTCATGATCTTCGGTGGCTACCTCCTGAAACAGACCTTCGAACTCGCTTTCTGCTGCGCCGCCAGTTTCGCACACGCACGACCCACATTCGTGTCCCTAGATCCATCTACCTTCCAGAACCCGGTCCCCGTCGGCAGCGTTCTCTACCTGACAGCCACGGTCGTCTTCACCGATCCACCAATGGTCGCCTCAGACTCTGAAGGCAAATCTGCAGAGCAACAGCGGTCAGAGAACAGTCGCACTCGTGTCCAGGTTCGTGTTGACAGTAAGGTCCGTGATGTCGAGCACGGCCAAGCCAAGCCAACAGGGCAGTTCAACTACACATTCACGGTGGATAAGGATATCAAGGTCATGCCGCAGACCTATACTGAGTTCATGATGTATGTGGATGCCAGACGACGAGCGGAGAGGGTTTTGGAGAGTATGCAGCATGGAGATATGGACAGTGGGACCCAGGACAGGGTCACAGAATAG
- a CDS encoding NADP-dependent mannitol dehydrogenase codes for MTANGTSEAVNGNVPHTSTPSASTSTTTATPVTQIQLAGKVIAITGANRGIGLGIANSCLSNGAEHVFSIDIGDAGEDFLAVQKKYPGKLHAIKADVTSEASATKAVDQIIEQAGTLSGMVVNAGRTNHKAALDFTEEELNQLFSINLFGSFYCARVAARAFIKLGVKGSIVFTASMASYRPNKRVPSAPYGASKAGVRNMTHTLAMEWAQYNIRVNSVSPGLVNTAMTYWVPQQPDWEQQLKYYGGMPRLAEVEELGGAYVYLLSDAASYTTSIDIPVNGVIGIC; via the exons ATGACTGCCAATGGAACATCGGAGGCTGTCAACGGTAATGTGCCTCACACATCAACCCCATCTGCAAGTACTTCGACCACAACCGCCACGCCAGTCACACAAATCCAGCTCGCCGGAAAAGTCATCGCCATCACCGGCGCCAACAGGGGTATCGGCCTCGGCATAGCAAACTCCTGCCTCAGCAACGGTGCCGAACACGTGTTCTCAATCGACATCGGCGACGCCGGCGAGGACTTCCTCGCAGTTCAAAAGAAATACCCAGGAAAGCTCCATGCCATCAAAGCGGACGTAACCAGCGAAGCCAGCGCGACCAAAGCCGTCGACCAAATCATCGAGCAAGCGGGAACTCTCAGCGGTATGGTCGTCAATGCCGGCCGAACGAATCATAAGGCGGCTCTTGACTTTACGGAGGAGGAACTGAATCAGCTCTTCTCCATCAACCTCTTCGGCTCCTTCTACTGTGCCCGCGTCGCGGCACGAGCTTTCATTAAGCTAGGCGTGAAAGGCAGTATTGTCTTCACAGCTTCCATGGCTTCTTATCGTCCGAATAAACGCGTTCCCTCGGCTCCATACGGTGCTAGCAAAGCTGGTGTGCGCAACATGACCCACACGCTTGCGATGGAGTGGGCGCAGTACAATATTCGTGTCAACTCTGTTTCGCCTGGTCTTGTTAATACTGCGATGACATATTGGGTTCCGCAGCAGCCGGATTGGGAGCAGCAGTTGAAGTATTATGGGGGTATGCCGAGGTTGGCGGAGGTTGAAGAGTTGGGGGGTGCGTATGTGTATTTGCTCAGTGATGCTGCGAGTTATACGACTTCCATTGATATACCTGTGAATGGTGTTATTGGTA TCTGTTAA